A region of Ictidomys tridecemlineatus isolate mIctTri1 chromosome 4, mIctTri1.hap1, whole genome shotgun sequence DNA encodes the following proteins:
- the Birc3 gene encoding baculoviral IAP repeat-containing protein 3 isoform X2: MHRRKNERILILDVPPRSKTDKIKKKKNMHKTTSPEKGWSLFLLIHFVMNIVENSIFLSNLMKNANSFKMKYDFSCELYRMSTYSTFPSGVPVSERSLARAGFYYTGVKDKVKCFCCGLMLDNWKQGDNPIEKHKKFVLVHPEQLASAGFYYVGHSDDVKCFCCDGGLRCWELGDDPWVEHAKWFPRCEYLIRIKGQEFVSQVQASYPHLLEQLLSTSDTPEDENAESPIVHFGPGENHSEDAVMMNTPVVKAALEMGFSRNLVKQTVQSKILTAGENYKTISDLVLDLLNAEDEIREEAKERATEEKESGDLLLIRKNRMALFQHLTCVIPILDSLLIARVINEQEHDVIKQKTQTSLQARELIDTILVKGNTAATVFKNSLQETDPMLYKHLFVQQDIRCIRTEDTSDLPMEEQLRRLQEERTCKVCMDKEVSIVFIPCGHLVVCKDCAPSLRKCPICRGTIKGTVRTFLS, encoded by the exons ATGcatagaagaaagaatgaaagaattctCATTTTAGATGTTCCACCTAGaagtaaaactgataaaattaaaaaaaaaaaaaacatgcacaaaACTACCTCCCCAGAGAAAGGCTGGTCCCTTTTCCTCCTCATCCATTTCGTTATGAACATAGTAGAAAATAGCATCTTCTTATCAAATTTGATGAAGAATGCCAACTCGTTTAAAATGAAGTATGACTTTTCATGTGAACTGTATCGGATGTCCACATATTCGACTTTCCCCTCAGGGGTTCCCGTCTCTGAAAGAAGTCTTGCTCGTGCTGGTTTCTATTACACTGGTGTGAAAGACAAGGTCAAATGCTTCTGTTGTGGCCTGATGCTGGATAACTGGAAACAAGGAGACAATCCTATCGAAAAGCATAAAAAATT TGTTCTGGTTCATCCTGAGCAACTTGCAAGTGCAGGTTTTTATTATGTGG gtCACAGTGATGATGTCAAATGCTTTTGCTGTGATGGTGGACTGAGGTGTTGGGAGTTGGGAGATGATCCATGGGTAGAACATGCCAAGTGGTTTCCAAG GTGTGAGTACTTGATAAGAATTAAAGGACAAGAATTCGTCAGTCAAGTTCAAGCCAGTTATCCCCATCTGCTTGAACAG ctgtTATCCACATCAGATACCCCAGAAGATGAAAATGCAGAGTCACCAA TTGTTCATTTTGGACCTGGAGAAAACCATTCAGAAGATGCTGTCATGATGAATACACCTGTGGTTAAAGCTGCTTTGGAAATGGGCTTCAGTAGAAACCTGGTAAAACAGACAGTTCAGAGTAAAATCCTAACCGCTGGCGAGAATTATAAAACCATCAGTGATCTTGTATTAGATTTGCTTAATGCAGAAGATGAAATAAGGGAAGAGGCAAAAGAAAGAGcaactgaggaaaaagaatcag gaGATCTATTATTAATTCGGAAGAATAGAATGGCACTTTTCCAACATCTGACTTGTGTAATTCCAATTCTGGATAGTCTACTAATTGCCAGAGtgattaatgaacaagagcatgATGTAATTAAGCAGAAAACACAGACTTCTTTACAAGCAAGAGAACTGATTGACACCATTTTAGTAAAAGGAAATACCGCAGCCACTGTATTCAAAAACTCTCTACAAGAAACTGACCCTATGTTATACAAGCATTTATTTG tGCAACAGGACATAAGGTGTATTCGCACAGAAGATACTTCAG aTCTACCAATGGAAGAACAATTGCGGAGACTACAAGAAGAAAGAACATGTAAAGTGTGCATGGACAAAGAAGTGTCCATAGTGTTCATTCCTTGTGGTCATCTAGTAGTATGCAAAGATTGTGCCCCTTCTCTAAGAAAATGTCCGATTTGTAGGGGTACCATCAAGGGTACAGTTCGTACATTTCTTTCATGA
- the Birc3 gene encoding baculoviral IAP repeat-containing protein 3 isoform X1 gives MHRRKNERILILDVPPRSKTDKIKKKKNMHKTTSPEKGWSLFLLIHFVMNIVENSIFLSNLMKNANSFKMKYDFSCELYRMSTYSTFPSGVPVSERSLARAGFYYTGVKDKVKCFCCGLMLDNWKQGDNPIEKHKKLYPSCSFVQNLNSVNNSKATSQPSFSSSVTNSTHSLLPSLENSGYFTGSYSSFLSNPVNSRANQDFSALRINPYHCSMNTEKARLLTYQMWPLTFLSPTELAKAGFYYIGPGDRVACFACGGKLSNWEPKDDAMSEHLRHFPNCPFVENQFQDTSRYTVSNLSMQTHAARFKTFFNWPSSVLVHPEQLASAGFYYVGHSDDVKCFCCDGGLRCWELGDDPWVEHAKWFPRCEYLIRIKGQEFVSQVQASYPHLLEQLLSTSDTPEDENAESPIVHFGPGENHSEDAVMMNTPVVKAALEMGFSRNLVKQTVQSKILTAGENYKTISDLVLDLLNAEDEIREEAKERATEEKESGDLLLIRKNRMALFQHLTCVIPILDSLLIARVINEQEHDVIKQKTQTSLQARELIDTILVKGNTAATVFKNSLQETDPMLYKHLFVQQDIRCIRTEDTSDLPMEEQLRRLQEERTCKVCMDKEVSIVFIPCGHLVVCKDCAPSLRKCPICRGTIKGTVRTFLS, from the exons ATGcatagaagaaagaatgaaagaattctCATTTTAGATGTTCCACCTAGaagtaaaactgataaaattaaaaaaaaaaaaaacatgcacaaaACTACCTCCCCAGAGAAAGGCTGGTCCCTTTTCCTCCTCATCCATTTCGTTATGAACATAGTAGAAAATAGCATCTTCTTATCAAATTTGATGAAGAATGCCAACTCGTTTAAAATGAAGTATGACTTTTCATGTGAACTGTATCGGATGTCCACATATTCGACTTTCCCCTCAGGGGTTCCCGTCTCTGAAAGAAGTCTTGCTCGTGCTGGTTTCTATTACACTGGTGTGAAAGACAAGGTCAAATGCTTCTGTTGTGGCCTGATGCTGGATAACTGGAAACAAGGAGACAATCCTATCGAAAAGCATAAAAAATTGTATCCTAGCTGCAGCTTTGTTCAGAATCTAAATTCAGTTAACAATTCGAAAGCTACTTCtcagccttctttttcttcttcagtaacAAATTCCACACATTCATTACTTCCAAGTTTGGAAAACAGTGGATATTTTACTGGCTCTTATTCAAGCTTTCTATCAAATCCTGTCAACTCCAGAGCAAATCAAGATTTTTCTGCCTTGAGGATAAATCCCTACCATTGTTCAATGAATACTGAAAAGGCCAGATTACTCACTTATCAAATGTGGCCATTGACCTTTCTGTCACCTACAGAACTAGCCAAAGCAGGCTTTTACTACATAGGGCCTGGAGACAGAGTGGCTTGCTTTGCCTGTGGTGGAAAATTGAGCAATTGGGAACCAAAGGACGATGCTATGTCAGAACACCTAAGACATTTTCCCAACTGCCCGTTTGTAGAAAATCAGTTTCAAGATACTTCAAGATACACCGTTTCTAATCTGAGCATGCAGACACATGCAGCCCGCTTTAAAACATTCTTTAACTGGCCTTCCAGTGTTCTGGTTCATCCTGAGCAACTTGCAAGTGCAGGTTTTTATTATGTGG gtCACAGTGATGATGTCAAATGCTTTTGCTGTGATGGTGGACTGAGGTGTTGGGAGTTGGGAGATGATCCATGGGTAGAACATGCCAAGTGGTTTCCAAG GTGTGAGTACTTGATAAGAATTAAAGGACAAGAATTCGTCAGTCAAGTTCAAGCCAGTTATCCCCATCTGCTTGAACAG ctgtTATCCACATCAGATACCCCAGAAGATGAAAATGCAGAGTCACCAA TTGTTCATTTTGGACCTGGAGAAAACCATTCAGAAGATGCTGTCATGATGAATACACCTGTGGTTAAAGCTGCTTTGGAAATGGGCTTCAGTAGAAACCTGGTAAAACAGACAGTTCAGAGTAAAATCCTAACCGCTGGCGAGAATTATAAAACCATCAGTGATCTTGTATTAGATTTGCTTAATGCAGAAGATGAAATAAGGGAAGAGGCAAAAGAAAGAGcaactgaggaaaaagaatcag gaGATCTATTATTAATTCGGAAGAATAGAATGGCACTTTTCCAACATCTGACTTGTGTAATTCCAATTCTGGATAGTCTACTAATTGCCAGAGtgattaatgaacaagagcatgATGTAATTAAGCAGAAAACACAGACTTCTTTACAAGCAAGAGAACTGATTGACACCATTTTAGTAAAAGGAAATACCGCAGCCACTGTATTCAAAAACTCTCTACAAGAAACTGACCCTATGTTATACAAGCATTTATTTG tGCAACAGGACATAAGGTGTATTCGCACAGAAGATACTTCAG aTCTACCAATGGAAGAACAATTGCGGAGACTACAAGAAGAAAGAACATGTAAAGTGTGCATGGACAAAGAAGTGTCCATAGTGTTCATTCCTTGTGGTCATCTAGTAGTATGCAAAGATTGTGCCCCTTCTCTAAGAAAATGTCCGATTTGTAGGGGTACCATCAAGGGTACAGTTCGTACATTTCTTTCATGA
- the Birc3 gene encoding baculoviral IAP repeat-containing protein 3 isoform X3, with protein MNIVENSIFLSNLMKNANSFKMKYDFSCELYRMSTYSTFPSGVPVSERSLARAGFYYTGVKDKVKCFCCGLMLDNWKQGDNPIEKHKKLYPSCSFVQNLNSVNNSKATSQPSFSSSVTNSTHSLLPSLENSGYFTGSYSSFLSNPVNSRANQDFSALRINPYHCSMNTEKARLLTYQMWPLTFLSPTELAKAGFYYIGPGDRVACFACGGKLSNWEPKDDAMSEHLRHFPNCPFVENQFQDTSRYTVSNLSMQTHAARFKTFFNWPSSVLVHPEQLASAGFYYVGHSDDVKCFCCDGGLRCWELGDDPWVEHAKWFPRCEYLIRIKGQEFVSQVQASYPHLLEQLLSTSDTPEDENAESPIVHFGPGENHSEDAVMMNTPVVKAALEMGFSRNLVKQTVQSKILTAGENYKTISDLVLDLLNAEDEIREEAKERATEEKESGDLLLIRKNRMALFQHLTCVIPILDSLLIARVINEQEHDVIKQKTQTSLQARELIDTILVKGNTAATVFKNSLQETDPMLYKHLFVQQDIRCIRTEDTSDLPMEEQLRRLQEERTCKVCMDKEVSIVFIPCGHLVVCKDCAPSLRKCPICRGTIKGTVRTFLS; from the exons ATGAACATAGTAGAAAATAGCATCTTCTTATCAAATTTGATGAAGAATGCCAACTCGTTTAAAATGAAGTATGACTTTTCATGTGAACTGTATCGGATGTCCACATATTCGACTTTCCCCTCAGGGGTTCCCGTCTCTGAAAGAAGTCTTGCTCGTGCTGGTTTCTATTACACTGGTGTGAAAGACAAGGTCAAATGCTTCTGTTGTGGCCTGATGCTGGATAACTGGAAACAAGGAGACAATCCTATCGAAAAGCATAAAAAATTGTATCCTAGCTGCAGCTTTGTTCAGAATCTAAATTCAGTTAACAATTCGAAAGCTACTTCtcagccttctttttcttcttcagtaacAAATTCCACACATTCATTACTTCCAAGTTTGGAAAACAGTGGATATTTTACTGGCTCTTATTCAAGCTTTCTATCAAATCCTGTCAACTCCAGAGCAAATCAAGATTTTTCTGCCTTGAGGATAAATCCCTACCATTGTTCAATGAATACTGAAAAGGCCAGATTACTCACTTATCAAATGTGGCCATTGACCTTTCTGTCACCTACAGAACTAGCCAAAGCAGGCTTTTACTACATAGGGCCTGGAGACAGAGTGGCTTGCTTTGCCTGTGGTGGAAAATTGAGCAATTGGGAACCAAAGGACGATGCTATGTCAGAACACCTAAGACATTTTCCCAACTGCCCGTTTGTAGAAAATCAGTTTCAAGATACTTCAAGATACACCGTTTCTAATCTGAGCATGCAGACACATGCAGCCCGCTTTAAAACATTCTTTAACTGGCCTTCCAGTGTTCTGGTTCATCCTGAGCAACTTGCAAGTGCAGGTTTTTATTATGTGG gtCACAGTGATGATGTCAAATGCTTTTGCTGTGATGGTGGACTGAGGTGTTGGGAGTTGGGAGATGATCCATGGGTAGAACATGCCAAGTGGTTTCCAAG GTGTGAGTACTTGATAAGAATTAAAGGACAAGAATTCGTCAGTCAAGTTCAAGCCAGTTATCCCCATCTGCTTGAACAG ctgtTATCCACATCAGATACCCCAGAAGATGAAAATGCAGAGTCACCAA TTGTTCATTTTGGACCTGGAGAAAACCATTCAGAAGATGCTGTCATGATGAATACACCTGTGGTTAAAGCTGCTTTGGAAATGGGCTTCAGTAGAAACCTGGTAAAACAGACAGTTCAGAGTAAAATCCTAACCGCTGGCGAGAATTATAAAACCATCAGTGATCTTGTATTAGATTTGCTTAATGCAGAAGATGAAATAAGGGAAGAGGCAAAAGAAAGAGcaactgaggaaaaagaatcag gaGATCTATTATTAATTCGGAAGAATAGAATGGCACTTTTCCAACATCTGACTTGTGTAATTCCAATTCTGGATAGTCTACTAATTGCCAGAGtgattaatgaacaagagcatgATGTAATTAAGCAGAAAACACAGACTTCTTTACAAGCAAGAGAACTGATTGACACCATTTTAGTAAAAGGAAATACCGCAGCCACTGTATTCAAAAACTCTCTACAAGAAACTGACCCTATGTTATACAAGCATTTATTTG tGCAACAGGACATAAGGTGTATTCGCACAGAAGATACTTCAG aTCTACCAATGGAAGAACAATTGCGGAGACTACAAGAAGAAAGAACATGTAAAGTGTGCATGGACAAAGAAGTGTCCATAGTGTTCATTCCTTGTGGTCATCTAGTAGTATGCAAAGATTGTGCCCCTTCTCTAAGAAAATGTCCGATTTGTAGGGGTACCATCAAGGGTACAGTTCGTACATTTCTTTCATGA